One Kineococcus radiotolerans SRS30216 = ATCC BAA-149 DNA window includes the following coding sequences:
- a CDS encoding gamma-glutamyl-gamma-aminobutyrate hydrolase family protein, with protein sequence MASNASETRRPLIGLTTYLEPSRHGVWDVVSALLPAVYVDGVRAAGGRPVLLPPCEPGGTGWSDAELADLDGLVLTGGGDVDPARYGQVPLSTTGTPHPVRDDHEISLVRSALRLGLPVLGICRGAQVLNVALGGTLHQHLPDVLAGRRHQGEPAEFTTTRVRTEPGSRVRDLLGEETTVHCYHHQAVDRLADGLRVAARAGDGTVEAVEGVDPGAGFLLGVQWHPEEDTGDRRLFAAVVAAARDASAAVAR encoded by the coding sequence GTGGCTTCGAACGCCTCTGAGACCCGGCGGCCCCTCATCGGCCTCACGACCTACCTGGAACCGAGCCGGCACGGGGTGTGGGACGTGGTCTCGGCGCTGCTGCCCGCGGTGTACGTCGACGGCGTGCGCGCCGCGGGCGGGCGCCCGGTGCTGCTGCCGCCCTGCGAACCGGGGGGCACCGGCTGGTCCGACGCCGAGCTCGCCGACCTCGACGGCCTGGTCCTGACCGGCGGCGGCGACGTCGACCCCGCGCGCTACGGGCAGGTCCCGCTGAGCACCACCGGCACCCCGCACCCGGTGCGCGACGACCACGAGATCTCCCTCGTGCGCTCCGCCCTGCGCCTGGGCCTGCCGGTGCTGGGCATCTGCCGGGGGGCGCAGGTCCTCAACGTCGCCCTGGGCGGCACCCTGCACCAGCACCTGCCCGACGTCCTGGCCGGGCGCCGGCACCAGGGGGAACCCGCCGAGTTCACCACGACGCGGGTGCGCACCGAACCCGGCTCGCGGGTCCGGGACCTGCTCGGGGAGGAGACCACCGTGCACTGCTACCACCACCAGGCGGTGGACCGGCTCGCCGACGGCCTGCGCGTCGCGGCCCGCGCGGGCGACGGCACCGTGGAGGCGGTGGAGGGCGTCGACCCCGGCGCCGGTTTCCTGCTGGGGGTGCAGTGGCACCCGGAGGAGGACACCGGCGACCGCCGGCTCTTCGCGGCGGTCGTCGCCGCCGCCCGCGACGCCTCGGCGGCGGTGGCGCGGTGA
- a CDS encoding aldehyde dehydrogenase family protein: MSEQHEGGTHDVVDPSTGVAFTTVEMAGTAAVDAAVERAAAAFPAWRDVAPADRARLLRRVAAAVDADLDHLADLEVREAGHPTANARWEAGNLRDVLEYSAAAVERHLGDQIPVAGGIDVTFHEPLGVVGVITPWNFPMPIAGWSVGPALAAGNTVVLKPAELTPLTSLRFAELAREAGLPEGVLQVLPGRGDVAGQRLVEHPAVRKLVFTGSTAVGRGVMAGAARHVKRVTLELGGKSANIVFADSDLERAAATAPDGVFDNAGQDCCARSRILVQRSVHDRFLELLEPAVKGVRVADPRSPDAQMGPLISAAQRERVAGFLTEESLGASAEVAFTGTAPEGAGFWFRPTVVLAPDPRVRVATEEVFGPVVTVTPFDDEADAVRIANDSRYGLSGSIWTRDLGRALRVSRAVEAGNLSVNSHSSVRYGTPFGGVKESGLGRELGPHALDAFTDVKNVFISTT, translated from the coding sequence GTGAGCGAGCAGCACGAGGGCGGCACCCACGACGTCGTGGACCCCAGCACCGGGGTCGCGTTCACCACCGTGGAGATGGCCGGCACCGCCGCGGTGGACGCCGCCGTGGAGCGCGCCGCCGCGGCCTTCCCCGCCTGGCGCGACGTCGCCCCCGCCGACCGGGCCCGGCTGCTGCGCCGCGTCGCCGCGGCGGTGGACGCCGACCTGGACCACCTCGCGGACCTGGAGGTGCGCGAGGCCGGTCACCCCACCGCCAACGCGCGCTGGGAGGCGGGGAACCTGCGCGACGTGCTGGAGTACTCCGCCGCGGCCGTGGAGCGCCACCTCGGCGACCAGATCCCGGTGGCCGGCGGCATCGACGTCACCTTCCACGAACCCCTCGGCGTGGTCGGGGTCATCACCCCGTGGAACTTCCCGATGCCCATCGCGGGCTGGAGCGTCGGCCCGGCCCTGGCCGCGGGGAACACCGTCGTCCTGAAACCCGCCGAGCTCACCCCCCTGACGTCGCTGCGGTTCGCGGAACTGGCGCGGGAGGCGGGTCTGCCCGAGGGCGTCCTGCAGGTGCTGCCCGGGCGGGGCGACGTCGCCGGGCAGCGGCTCGTGGAGCACCCCGCGGTCCGCAAGCTCGTCTTCACCGGTTCCACCGCCGTCGGGCGCGGGGTGATGGCCGGCGCCGCCCGCCACGTCAAGCGCGTCACCCTGGAACTGGGCGGCAAGAGCGCCAACATCGTCTTCGCCGACTCCGACCTCGAGCGCGCGGCGGCCACGGCGCCGGACGGGGTCTTCGACAACGCCGGGCAGGACTGCTGCGCCCGGTCCCGGATCCTGGTGCAGCGCAGCGTCCACGACCGCTTCCTGGAACTCCTGGAACCCGCGGTGAAGGGCGTCCGGGTGGCCGACCCGCGCTCCCCCGACGCGCAGATGGGCCCGCTGATCTCCGCCGCCCAGCGCGAGCGGGTGGCGGGTTTCCTCACCGAGGAGTCCCTCGGGGCCAGCGCGGAGGTGGCGTTCACCGGCACCGCCCCGGAGGGGGCGGGGTTCTGGTTCCGGCCGACGGTCGTGCTCGCCCCGGACCCCCGGGTGCGCGTGGCCACCGAGGAGGTGTTCGGTCCGGTCGTCACCGTCACGCCCTTCGACGACGAGGCCGACGCCGTCCGGATCGCCAACGACTCCCGCTACGGCCTCTCGGGGTCGATCTGGACCCGCGACCTCGGCCGCGCGCTGCGGGTCAGCCGCGCGGTGGAGGCGGGGAACCTCTCGGTGAACTCCCACTCCTCGGTGCGCTACGGCACGCCCTTCGGCGGGGTGAAGGAGTCCGGCCTGGGCCGGGAACTGGGCCCGCACGCCCTGGACGCCTTCACCGACGTCAAGAACGTCTTCATCTCCACCACCTGA
- a CDS encoding 3-oxoacyl-ACP reductase — MTTASTQEAPTSRRLPGRVAVVTGGGSGIGLATVRRLASEGAHVVVADVDATAGEAAAAEVGGLFVGTDVTDAVQVEELFATAHRTYGSVDVAFNNAGISPPEDDSILTTGLEAWQRVQEVNLTSVYLCCKAALPYMRAQGRGSIVNTASFVAVMGSATSQISYTASKGGVLALSRELGVQFARDGVRVNALCPGPVNTPLLRELFAADPERAARRLVHVPVGRFAEPEELAAAVAFLASDDSSFITASTFLVDGGISSAYVTPL; from the coding sequence GTGACGACCGCCAGCACCCAGGAAGCCCCCACCTCCCGCCGGCTGCCCGGCCGGGTCGCCGTCGTCACCGGCGGCGGCAGCGGCATCGGCCTGGCCACGGTCCGGCGGCTGGCTTCCGAGGGGGCCCACGTCGTCGTCGCCGACGTCGACGCCACCGCCGGGGAGGCCGCCGCGGCCGAGGTGGGGGGCCTCTTCGTGGGCACCGACGTCACCGACGCCGTGCAGGTGGAGGAGCTGTTCGCCACCGCGCACCGCACCTACGGTTCCGTCGACGTCGCCTTCAACAACGCCGGGATCTCCCCGCCCGAGGACGACTCCATCCTCACCACCGGCCTCGAGGCGTGGCAGCGGGTGCAGGAGGTCAACCTGACGTCGGTGTACCTGTGCTGCAAGGCGGCCCTGCCCTACATGCGGGCCCAGGGCCGCGGTTCCATCGTCAACACCGCCTCGTTCGTCGCGGTGATGGGCTCGGCGACCTCGCAGATCTCCTACACCGCCTCCAAGGGCGGGGTGCTGGCGCTGAGCCGGGAGCTCGGGGTGCAGTTCGCCCGCGACGGGGTCCGCGTCAACGCGCTCTGCCCCGGTCCGGTGAACACCCCGCTGCTGCGGGAGCTGTTCGCCGCCGACCCCGAGCGCGCCGCGCGCCGGCTCGTCCACGTCCCCGTGGGCCGCTTCGCCGAACCGGAGGAGCTGGCCGCCGCGGTGGCCTTCCTGGCCAGCGACGACTCCTCCTTCATCACGGCGTCCACGTTCCTCGTCGACGGCGGGATCTCCAGCGCCTACGTGACGCCGTTGTGA
- a CDS encoding FadR/GntR family transcriptional regulator yields MTAAARSGPGAAATVPPGPPRADPVVLRPLRTGNAFEETVERLLQTIRLGLVPPGQRLPAERDLATRLGVSRATLREALAALHAAGWVEVRRGRSGGTFVREGAPVPGAGPLPSPTEVEDVLVLRRVVEVGAVEVAAQRSLSAAQRRELDTHLRLAEAAPAEDYRRCDSRLHLALAEASGSPSLVAVVADARTRLNDLLDRIPLLAANLQHSNVQHRHIVDAVLAADPARARAEALRHVEASAALLRGFLS; encoded by the coding sequence GTGACGGCGGCCGCGCGCAGCGGTCCCGGCGCGGCGGCCACCGTCCCGCCGGGGCCGCCGCGCGCGGACCCCGTGGTGCTGCGCCCGCTGCGCACCGGCAACGCGTTCGAGGAGACCGTGGAGCGGCTGCTGCAGACGATCCGCCTCGGCCTGGTCCCCCCGGGCCAGCGCCTGCCCGCGGAGCGCGACCTCGCCACCCGCCTCGGGGTCTCGCGGGCCACGCTGCGCGAGGCTCTCGCCGCCCTGCACGCGGCGGGCTGGGTGGAGGTGCGCCGCGGCCGCAGCGGCGGCACCTTCGTGCGCGAGGGGGCGCCGGTCCCGGGGGCGGGGCCGCTGCCCTCACCCACCGAGGTCGAGGACGTCCTCGTCCTGCGCCGGGTCGTGGAGGTGGGGGCGGTGGAGGTCGCCGCCCAGCGGTCGCTGAGCGCCGCCCAGCGCCGGGAGCTGGACACCCACCTGCGCCTGGCCGAGGCGGCCCCGGCCGAGGACTACCGCCGTTGCGACTCCCGCCTGCACCTGGCCCTGGCCGAGGCCAGCGGCTCACCCTCGCTGGTCGCGGTGGTCGCCGACGCGCGGACCCGCCTCAACGACCTGCTCGACCGCATCCCGCTGCTGGCGGCGAACCTGCAGCACTCCAACGTCCAGCACCGGCACATCGTGGACGCCGTGCTCGCGGCCGACCCCGCCCGGGCGCGCGCGGAGGCGCTGCGGCACGTGGAGGCCAGCGCCGCGCTGCTGCGCGGGTTCCTCAGCTGA
- a CDS encoding SpoIIE family protein phosphatase: MTGAGERDTGDTRDTRVAVDAALLPSVFSGAPVAMIALDRDGAVTAMTPSVERLLGYGEAELLGRPLHDRVRHQHADGHAVAAEECAILAALRAARPAAGEDDVFLREDGSALVVTWAFAPTVLAHTLTGGVLTFSDARAHGAEVSRQRARLADLEAANVRLALLADVSRALGDSDDVVTGLRTLARLLVPVLADWVTVDVLAEDGSALERVALTHRDPALDAAGAARLGPLPPLRPGMTSGLAQVLHGAPLHHHRVVPAVAVDALAAERLDLVRDLGAVEGITAPLRARGRTLGAITLVRTDTARPYRQEDLDFTADLAARAGALLDTTRVLGRQVHRAEQMQRALLPDLAPRIGPLELAGLYRPASDLAQVGGDWYDAFALPDGSTGLVIGDVAGHDLHAATRMGAIRHKLRALAGDRIGPASEVVTRLDRVVQRFAPDDVATLVYARLTTTPGGAHLRWTCAGHPPPLLLTPGAPARLLDDVVDLPVGVADLARADADLPLAPGATLVLYSDGLVEHPGESLTTGLARLLRVGADLGGTPLPGLGPELLARMRPTGLDDIAVLAVRLDGPAATTAGSPVS, encoded by the coding sequence GTGACCGGGGCCGGCGAGCGCGACACCGGCGACACCCGTGACACCCGCGTGGCCGTCGATGCCGCGCTGCTGCCCTCGGTGTTCAGCGGTGCCCCCGTCGCCATGATCGCCCTGGACCGCGACGGCGCGGTGACGGCCATGACGCCCTCCGTGGAGCGCCTGCTCGGCTACGGCGAGGCGGAACTGCTCGGCCGCCCCCTGCACGACCGCGTCCGCCACCAGCACGCCGACGGGCACGCGGTCGCGGCGGAGGAGTGCGCCATCCTGGCCGCGCTGCGCGCCGCGCGGCCCGCGGCGGGCGAGGACGACGTCTTCCTGCGCGAGGACGGCTCCGCGCTGGTCGTCACCTGGGCCTTCGCGCCCACCGTGCTCGCGCACACCCTGACCGGCGGCGTCCTGACCTTCTCCGACGCCCGCGCCCACGGCGCCGAGGTGTCCCGCCAGCGCGCGCGCCTGGCCGACCTCGAGGCCGCCAACGTGCGCCTGGCCCTGCTCGCCGACGTCTCCCGCGCCCTGGGCGACAGCGACGACGTCGTCACCGGGTTGCGCACTCTGGCCCGCCTCCTCGTCCCCGTCCTCGCCGACTGGGTCACCGTCGACGTCCTGGCCGAGGACGGCTCCGCCCTGGAACGCGTCGCGCTCACCCACCGCGACCCCGCCCTCGACGCCGCGGGCGCGGCGCGCCTCGGGCCGCTGCCGCCGCTGCGGCCGGGGATGACCAGCGGATTGGCCCAGGTGCTGCACGGCGCCCCGTTGCACCACCACCGGGTGGTCCCGGCCGTCGCGGTGGACGCCCTGGCCGCCGAGCGCCTCGACCTGGTGCGCGACCTCGGTGCGGTGGAGGGGATCACCGCACCGCTGCGGGCGCGGGGGCGCACCCTGGGTGCGATCACGCTGGTCCGCACCGACACCGCTCGCCCCTACCGCCAGGAGGACCTCGACTTCACCGCCGACCTCGCCGCCCGCGCCGGCGCCCTGCTGGACACCACCCGCGTCCTGGGGCGCCAGGTGCACCGCGCGGAGCAGATGCAGCGCGCGCTGCTGCCGGACCTCGCCCCACGCATCGGCCCGCTGGAGCTCGCGGGGCTCTACCGCCCCGCCAGCGACCTCGCCCAGGTCGGCGGCGACTGGTACGACGCCTTCGCCCTGCCCGACGGCAGCACCGGCCTCGTCATCGGCGACGTCGCCGGGCACGACCTGCACGCCGCGACCCGCATGGGCGCGATCCGGCACAAGCTGCGCGCCCTGGCCGGGGACCGGATCGGCCCCGCCTCGGAGGTGGTCACCCGGCTGGACCGGGTGGTGCAGCGCTTCGCCCCCGACGACGTGGCCACCCTGGTCTACGCCCGCCTCACCACCACCCCCGGGGGCGCGCACCTGCGCTGGACGTGCGCGGGGCACCCCCCGCCGCTGCTGCTGACCCCCGGCGCCCCCGCCCGGCTCCTCGACGACGTCGTCGACCTGCCGGTCGGGGTCGCCGACCTCGCGCGCGCCGACGCCGACCTGCCCCTCGCGCCGGGCGCGACGCTCGTCCTCTACAGCGACGGCCTGGTCGAGCACCCCGGGGAGTCGCTGACCACGGGTCTGGCGCGGCTGCTGCGCGTCGGCGCCGACCTCGGTGGGACCCCCCTGCCCGGGCTGGGCCCGGAACTGCTGGCCCGGATGCGCCCCACCGGCCTCGACGACATCGCCGTCCTCGCCGTCCGCCTCGACGGCCCCGCCGCGACCACCGCGGGGAGCCCGGTCAGCTGA
- a CDS encoding Uma2 family endonuclease: protein MTEQTTSLFTVGRSLSWEEYESLPEDPRAEYIDGGLVVSPSPTQQHQQVALRLSFALQAVLPPSHEVIAAWAWKPGRDEFIPDVMVYDRATAAAGSGARFTGTPELVVEIVSSNRGDDLLRKMAKYAAAGLPRYWIVDPRAETLTTYVVLEGVFAPTAVHGRGDVVDLDLGVATVRVDVDALLG from the coding sequence GTGACCGAGCAGACGACGTCCCTGTTCACCGTGGGGCGGTCCCTCAGCTGGGAGGAGTACGAGAGCCTTCCGGAGGACCCGCGTGCCGAGTACATCGACGGGGGCCTCGTCGTGAGCCCCAGTCCCACGCAGCAGCACCAGCAGGTGGCGCTTCGGCTGTCCTTCGCCCTGCAGGCGGTCCTGCCGCCCTCGCACGAGGTGATCGCCGCGTGGGCGTGGAAGCCCGGGCGCGACGAGTTCATCCCCGACGTCATGGTCTACGACCGGGCGACAGCGGCCGCCGGTTCGGGCGCCCGATTCACGGGCACCCCCGAGCTGGTCGTGGAGATCGTGTCCTCCAACCGCGGGGACGACCTGCTGCGGAAGATGGCGAAGTACGCCGCGGCCGGCCTGCCCCGGTACTGGATCGTCGACCCGCGCGCGGAGACCCTCACCACGTACGTGGTGCTGGAGGGGGTGTTCGCCCCGACCGCCGTCCACGGCCGCGGCGACGTCGTCGACCTCGACCTCGGGGTGGCGACGGTCCGCGTCGACGTCGACGCGCTGCTGGGCTGA
- the fliS gene encoding flagellar export chaperone FliS: protein MTAMMHRRAQANAYLNDSLATASPAALLVMLYDRLLLDLQRGEDAQRAGDRETAHTNLIHAQDIVRELQVSLDVSKWEGGPGLVALYTWIVQELVAANLSGDADRTAAVRVDTIEPLAEAWRQAALESLSGGAAPAAL, encoded by the coding sequence ATGACCGCGATGATGCACCGGCGTGCCCAGGCCAACGCCTATCTCAACGACAGCCTCGCCACCGCGAGCCCCGCCGCGCTGCTCGTCATGCTCTACGACCGGCTCCTGCTCGACCTCCAGCGCGGTGAGGACGCCCAGCGCGCCGGCGACCGCGAGACCGCGCACACCAACCTCATCCACGCGCAGGACATCGTCCGCGAGCTGCAGGTCAGCCTCGACGTGTCGAAGTGGGAGGGTGGCCCAGGCCTGGTGGCCCTCTACACCTGGATCGTGCAGGAACTCGTCGCCGCCAACCTCTCCGGGGACGCGGACCGCACCGCCGCCGTCCGCGTCGACACGATCGAGCCGCTGGCCGAGGCGTGGCGCCAGGCGGCGTTGGAGAGCCTGTCCGGCGGCGCAGCCCCCGCCGCGCTGTGA
- the fliD gene encoding flagellar filament capping protein FliD has translation MSTISSSSVDGLVSGLQTSSIISSLIAVDSATQTRLKSSVSSTQLKITAYQSVSSKMLAVQEAATKLQAATAWTPTKATSSDKSVAVSTTEAASAGSVSFSVTGVAAGRTVTSAIFNSKAADKGAELTSALGGSPLDVVRSDGKFVTITPSSGDLEAVAKAVNDAADLGIKAVAIRVGDGQYRLQITSTKTGASEGDFKIVPSVGGNASTGRDGKLREVGFDAQDFADLNVQDVTRTGGTGYTASSSKDASILLATGDPMTSPTNTFSDIIAGLSFTVSAESPFKADAPTEREKATVSVAPNSAAVAASMKALVDAANAALDDVALQSRAASVSADGSVTGGGTLRGDPALRSLRSQIIEAVTGNITATGINTSAASFGVESTRDGKLVFKEGSFLAAYEKDPTGLKDLVAKRSTTVVDGKTVVADDGKDGIATRLRNVVDQAIGRKEDTAIGLKALDGTITQIITNQNISIADLKNRIADWDVKLKDKQAYYQKYYGALEVQLGKLQSQSSWLAGQLSNLGS, from the coding sequence ATGTCCACGATCTCTTCGTCCAGCGTCGACGGCCTCGTCAGTGGCCTGCAGACCAGCAGCATCATCTCCTCGCTCATCGCCGTGGACTCCGCCACCCAGACACGGCTGAAGAGCAGCGTCAGCTCGACGCAGCTGAAGATCACGGCCTACCAGTCGGTTAGCTCCAAGATGCTGGCCGTGCAGGAGGCTGCAACCAAGCTCCAGGCGGCCACGGCCTGGACTCCCACCAAGGCGACGTCCTCGGACAAGTCCGTCGCCGTCAGCACCACCGAGGCCGCTTCGGCGGGTTCGGTGAGCTTCTCGGTCACCGGGGTGGCGGCCGGCAGAACCGTCACCAGCGCGATCTTCAACTCCAAGGCCGCCGACAAGGGCGCTGAGTTGACCAGCGCACTCGGGGGTTCCCCCTTGGACGTGGTGCGCAGCGACGGCAAGTTCGTCACGATCACCCCCAGTTCGGGTGACCTGGAGGCGGTGGCCAAGGCTGTCAACGATGCTGCTGACCTCGGTATCAAGGCGGTGGCGATCCGCGTCGGAGACGGGCAGTACCGGTTGCAGATCACCTCAACGAAGACCGGCGCCAGCGAGGGCGATTTCAAGATCGTGCCCAGCGTGGGCGGCAACGCGAGTACCGGCCGCGACGGGAAGCTTCGCGAGGTCGGCTTCGACGCCCAGGACTTCGCCGATTTGAACGTCCAGGACGTGACTCGAACCGGCGGTACGGGATATACCGCGTCCTCGTCGAAGGACGCCAGCATCCTACTGGCTACCGGTGACCCGATGACGTCTCCGACCAACACCTTCTCCGACATCATCGCGGGTCTGTCCTTCACGGTCTCCGCGGAGTCGCCCTTCAAGGCGGATGCGCCCACGGAGAGGGAGAAGGCGACGGTCTCCGTCGCTCCGAACAGCGCCGCGGTCGCTGCCTCGATGAAGGCACTCGTGGACGCGGCCAACGCCGCGCTCGACGACGTGGCCTTGCAGTCGCGGGCCGCGTCGGTAAGCGCCGACGGTTCCGTCACCGGCGGCGGCACGCTGCGTGGTGACCCCGCGCTGCGGTCCCTGCGCAGTCAGATCATCGAGGCCGTCACCGGCAACATCACCGCGACGGGCATCAACACGTCCGCGGCCTCGTTCGGCGTCGAGTCCACCAGGGACGGCAAGCTCGTCTTCAAGGAAGGATCCTTCCTCGCCGCCTACGAGAAGGACCCGACCGGGCTGAAGGACCTCGTCGCCAAGCGGTCCACGACCGTTGTCGACGGCAAGACCGTCGTCGCAGACGACGGCAAGGACGGCATCGCCACCCGCCTGAGGAACGTCGTGGACCAGGCCATCGGCCGCAAGGAGGACACGGCCATCGGCCTCAAGGCGCTGGACGGGACGATCACCCAGATCATCACCAACCAGAACATCTCGATCGCCGACCTCAAGAACCGCATCGCGGATTGGGACGTGAAGCTCAAGGACAAGCAGGCGTACTACCAGAAGTACTACGGTGCCCTGGAAGTGCAGCTCGGCAAGCTCCAGAGCCAGTCGAGCTGGCTGGCCGGCCAGTTGAGCAACCTCGGCTCGTAA
- a CDS encoding flagellin: MGLRINNNIAAVNSYRNLAASDKAMSGSLEKLSSGFRINKAADDAAGLVVSEGLRSQINGMTQAARNAQDGVNVAQTADGALGVSTSILQRMRDLATQAANAGSQDVLAKDAAQKELTQLNAELDRISTTTSFGNTKLLDGTYGVTAKVDGDASTRAVSASNPIEIRSAAVTNRNDVAALTTVSVNGASATLTIASTNLPAKQEFADANAYAAALTTAARTQLTADGGSAAVDGTLTATAAVDKATGLVTISWTQTGGTGPAAGTRTPGGGQSALSGGDAIRAGVDGKVSTRDLAANNILNLRNLKTASGESFGPATGVDVTLDAADHASADALLTAVNAKISSALIAAGGKGDEVVMKNDVVPGGTGYKLSLTSISSDFTLGATTNALGLTSSATVQKGNTGVFQVGANAGETITMGVTGVSSAALGTSSIDLRVNASEAITKISKALDSISSQRASIGAIQNRFEHAVNNLNVSIENITASESAIRDTDMAKEMTKFTKNQILSQAGTSMLAQANSASQNILSLLRG, encoded by the coding sequence ATGGGTCTTCGCATCAACAACAACATCGCCGCCGTCAACAGCTACCGCAACCTCGCGGCCAGCGACAAGGCGATGAGCGGCTCGCTCGAAAAGCTGTCGTCCGGCTTCCGCATCAACAAGGCTGCCGACGACGCCGCCGGTCTGGTCGTCTCCGAGGGTCTGCGCTCGCAGATCAACGGCATGACCCAGGCCGCCCGTAACGCCCAGGACGGCGTCAACGTCGCGCAGACCGCAGACGGCGCGCTCGGCGTCTCCACCTCCATCCTCCAGCGCATGCGTGACCTGGCCACCCAGGCCGCCAACGCCGGCTCGCAGGACGTTCTGGCCAAGGATGCTGCGCAGAAGGAGCTGACCCAGCTCAACGCTGAGCTTGACCGCATCTCCACCACCACCTCCTTCGGCAACACCAAGCTGCTCGACGGCACCTACGGTGTGACGGCCAAGGTTGATGGTGACGCGAGCACCCGTGCGGTCAGCGCTAGCAACCCGATCGAGATCCGGTCCGCGGCGGTGACTAACCGCAACGACGTTGCCGCCCTGACCACCGTCTCCGTCAACGGCGCCAGCGCCACGCTGACCATCGCGTCGACCAACTTGCCTGCCAAGCAGGAGTTCGCGGACGCCAACGCTTACGCGGCTGCCCTGACGACCGCCGCCCGAACCCAGCTTACTGCGGATGGTGGTAGCGCCGCGGTCGACGGCACGCTCACTGCGACCGCGGCTGTGGACAAGGCAACCGGGCTGGTGACAATCTCTTGGACCCAGACTGGTGGCACCGGTCCTGCTGCCGGTACGCGCACCCCCGGTGGTGGCCAGTCGGCGCTCTCCGGCGGAGATGCAATCCGTGCCGGCGTCGACGGCAAGGTCAGCACGCGAGACCTTGCAGCAAACAACATCCTCAACCTGCGCAACTTGAAGACTGCCAGTGGTGAATCGTTCGGCCCTGCGACTGGTGTCGACGTGACTCTGGACGCTGCCGACCACGCCAGTGCGGACGCCCTCTTGACGGCCGTCAACGCCAAGATTAGCAGCGCTCTGATCGCTGCTGGTGGCAAGGGTGACGAGGTCGTCATGAAGAACGACGTCGTTCCTGGTGGAACCGGTTACAAGCTCTCCCTTACTTCCATCAGTTCTGACTTCACCCTGGGGGCTACTACCAACGCGCTGGGTCTGACTAGCTCCGCAACGGTCCAGAAGGGCAACACCGGCGTCTTCCAGGTCGGCGCAAACGCTGGCGAGACGATCACGATGGGTGTCACCGGGGTCAGCAGCGCTGCTCTGGGCACGTCCAGCATCGACCTGCGCGTCAACGCGTCGGAGGCCATCACCAAGATCAGCAAGGCTCTGGACAGCATCTCCTCGCAGCGTGCTTCGATCGGTGCGATCCAGAACCGCTTCGAGCACGCGGTGAACAACCTCAACGTCTCCATCGAGAACATCACCGCGTCGGAGTCCGCGATTCGCGACACCGACATGGCGAAGGAGATGACGAAGTTCACCAAGAACCAGATTCTGTCGCAGGCCGGCACGAGCATGCTCGCGCAGGCGAACTCCGCCTCGCAGAACATCCTGTCCCTGCTGCGCGGCTGA
- a CDS encoding sigma-70 family RNA polymerase sigma factor — MTADTAFAARELPMVELSAAERHALVEKNLPLVGYITSEFIGRLPSHVSRDDLTSAGLMALFQASRGYDPNTGVPFNRYANTRIRGAILDDLRGADWASRGVRSRQRQLSRTEDQLTTELGRTPTSAELAASLGVSEKELASTRDEAQRSMVLSMQGFTAEGGSIDDHLPTHAPGPEQELLHRERLGYLRSAIAVLPERLKHVIEGYFIQERPMAELAEELEVSESRISQMRAEALALLRDGMNTHLSPEMVSKVTGSGAALKRKESYFAAVGAQSDFRSRLALSAFASMGAPPARRTA, encoded by the coding sequence GTGACCGCAGACACCGCCTTCGCCGCCCGGGAGCTCCCCATGGTCGAGCTCTCTGCCGCCGAGCGCCACGCGCTCGTCGAGAAGAACCTGCCGCTCGTCGGCTACATCACCTCCGAGTTCATCGGTCGTCTGCCGTCGCACGTCAGCCGCGACGACCTCACCTCGGCGGGGCTGATGGCCCTGTTCCAGGCCTCCCGCGGCTACGACCCCAACACCGGGGTGCCGTTCAACCGGTACGCCAACACCCGCATCCGCGGTGCCATCCTCGACGACCTGCGCGGGGCGGACTGGGCCTCCCGCGGGGTCCGCAGCCGCCAGCGCCAGCTGAGCCGGACCGAGGACCAGCTGACCACCGAGCTGGGCCGCACCCCCACCAGCGCCGAGCTCGCCGCGTCGCTGGGGGTCTCCGAGAAGGAGCTCGCCAGCACCCGCGACGAGGCGCAGCGTTCCATGGTCCTGTCGATGCAGGGCTTCACCGCCGAGGGCGGGTCCATCGACGACCACCTCCCGACCCACGCCCCCGGCCCGGAGCAGGAGCTCCTGCACCGCGAGCGCCTCGGCTACCTCCGCTCCGCGATCGCGGTCCTGCCCGAGCGCCTGAAGCACGTCATCGAGGGCTACTTCATCCAGGAACGGCCGATGGCCGAGCTCGCCGAGGAGCTCGAGGTCTCCGAGTCCCGCATCTCGCAGATGCGCGCCGAGGCGCTCGCCCTGCTGCGCGACGGCATGAACACGCACCTCTCCCCGGAGATGGTCTCGAAGGTCACCGGCTCCGGTGCGGCGCTGAAGCGCAAGGAGTCCTATTTCGCCGCCGTCGGGGCCCAGAGCGACTTCCGATCGCGCCTGGCCCTCTCAGCGTTCGCGTCGATGGGCGCGCCGCCGGCCCGCCGCACCGCTTGA